Genomic DNA from Novipirellula galeiformis:
CCCCAGCCGCTGACAATCAACTCACTGAACAAGAGCAACAGGCGGGCTGGCAGCTCCTCTTTAACGGCACGGATTACACTGGCTGGAAATGCAACAACGCAAAGGAAGTCGCTTCGGATGTTGTTGACAATGCGATGCAACCCTACAAGTCGGGCGGGTATCTGATCGTCCACGAAAAGCAGTTCGGCGACTTTATCTTGAAGTGTGACGTCAAGATGCCTGAGACCTGTAACTCGGGGATCTTCTTTCGCGTCGAAGATTTGGCCAATCCAGTGCACACGGGTTTCGAGGCCCAGATCGCGACCGGCAATGGCGTAGGCGTTCACGACTTCGGCGCAATCTACGATATTGTTCCCACGACCAAGAACGCATCCAAAGGGCCCGGCCAGTGGAACCACGTCGAAATCAAATGTGAGGGAGCGGAAGTTTCGATCAAAATTAACGGCGAACTGGTCAGCCAGCTGGATGCCGACGAGTTGGATCAGCCGGGCGAACGCGAGATTGCGGGCGATCACAAATTTAAATTGAACGGCAAGAGCCGCGCCATCAAAGATTTTGCCCGCGTTGGCTACCTCGGTTTCCAAGACCACGGTCATCCGGTTTGGTACAAGAACGTCAAGCTGTTGCCATTGAATTAGGGAGCATGACAAGGATTTCTGGTGCTGTATCCAGACGTTCGCTTGCGTTTCCCGCAAACGAAGAAAACAACTGTGACGGGGGGAGTTTACGGTGTTTTACTACCCCCGTCCCATTCTCGTTCCTGTGCTTATCTAGCTTCACCGCCAGCGTTTGAAAACTGAAAACTAAAAATGTCCGCGTCTTGGAGGTCAAATCGCAATCGAACCGGTTTTCCGGACAGCGATGACAAGTCCTGCGTGTCTTTCCAAACGACGGTCCTGGTGATGGAGTCTCCAAAGATTTCGGGGCAGTCCTGTAGCGCGAAGCCATCGACTGGCTTTCCCTCTCCATCCTGAATCTCGACTCGAATCGAGCCTGCCGCCGACGTCGCGAAGTTAAGCTCTAGCCGTGAGCCGTCAAAGACCAGTGGCTTGGTCAGCACCGAACCGCCTTTCCAACCAGCCCGCGCGGACACGAATCCGTCCTGCCGCAAGGTGTAGCGGCGGACGGTGGTCGAATCGCCTTGCCAGTAGCCTTCGGTCGCATAGAGTGAGATGTCATCGGGGGCGCCATCGAGATCCGATTTCGTTTGCAGCATGCCCCAAAAGATGAAGTTATCGCCGTAGACCCACGAGTCTTTCGTGGCGGGCCCTGGCCGGATAAAGGCTTCATCCCAGCGGGAAAAGGTCTCGCCGTCTCGACTGGTCATGAACGCCGCATCGGTCACCGTGGTGCCGTAGCGAGGGTGCTGCTTGGCACGATACTGACGCTCTTCAAGTCCCGGTAACTGTTCCATCGATGGCGACCAGCCGCGGTCCATGTAACGCATGGGAAAGCCCATGAGGATGTGCGGCGCGCGGTAGTAGGGCTGGATCTGATTGGTATACAGAGCCTGCTCCGCCGCGCCCGGGTAATCGAGCCACTGTGGTTCCGGGAAACGATTCGGATCGAGCGATGACGCCGTCATGATGCCCCGCACGCCCTGGTCGAATTGCCGGTGGTACTCGCGATAAACCTTTCCTACCGAATCCCAGAACATCAAATTCTGCGAATCGAAGGCACCGGTGGTGGTAAAGGGTTGCTTGCTCTTTAAACGAAAATGGACACCGTCCGCGGAGACGAGCAAATAGAGACCTCGGGGCTTGCTGCCCACGATCACAATCTTATATCGCTCTTCATCGGGACAATCTGGGTTCGTGTCTTTGAAAGTGGCTGTGTGAGCGGGACTGCCGCCGATCTCACTGACCATGTCGGCGTCGAGGATCAAGTTGTTCTTCGTCGACCCTTGGAACTCGACGATATCGAGTTCGGGACGCGTCCAGTGGATGCCATCGTGACTCTCGGCCAGACACAGCGTCTCCCACGAGTTCTTCTCCTTCTCGTAGGCCTTCGAGGCAGTGTGATGACCACCGCGATAGTACATCCGGAAGACATCGCCATCACGGAAGACGCTTTGATAGGCACTTCCATTTCCCTCCCACGGAGCATCGGTGCGAAAGACAATTTCACGCCGCTGCGGGCGATGCAATTCGAGCCTGGCATCGTCGAGTCGCTCGATCAGATATTGATCGACGAACAGTTCTCGCCGCGAACCGATGTTGATCGCCTCCGCACCACTGCCCTCTGATCCGTTCCCTCGCACCGTCGGACCCGCGACCGTGTAACCGATCGCTGAAGCGCCTAATAGTGTCGCCGATTTCATCCAATCGCGTCGAGTTTGCATGGTGTCATTTCCCATCAAAGAAAGATTGCGGAAGTCGATGTAAGCTGTCTTGGTCATACCATTGATTGCTCGATTATACCTCCAATGGACGCGGCGGTTGGTCAGATCACGTTCTTTCTTCACGATGTTGTCAAGTCGTTCCGTCAGAGAACAATGATCATCCGCAGAACACGTGAGGCACTTGGGCTGGATTCTATCACGACTCGCAGAACTAGCAGCGACACAATCAGGGACCGGCACCGGGTCCACGGACTGACGTCCGTGGCTGTTGCATGTCATCGCTTTGCGATTTGTAATCTGCCAGCCGTAACGCGACGGTAGGGGAAATAAATGTGGGGAAAACAAATGTGATGGGGGCGTTTACGGAGCTCGTCACTGAATCTGGCATACGCGGCCACAGCGATCATGTCTGCCAATTCTCCGGGAGCGTCGGCGGCGTTGATGATCTTCGTCCTCGGCAGCAGAGATTTCCTCCGGTTGCCAGTGCATCATCAGCCTTCTTGATAAACATCCGCCTGCGGGTTGCCGCCGGATTTGAGATACGCGATGAGATCGAGTATCTCATCGAGCGTCAGCACATCCATCAAACCGGATGGCATCAGCGACAGACTTGCTGGCGAAGTTTGCTCGATTTCCGCTCGCTTTATCGCCACCGTCTCAGCTCGCAGCGAATCGGTTTGGACCGTGATTACGGTAGCGGATACGCCGATCGGTCGCCCAGTGATGACTTGGCCGCTGTCCAGCACGTAGGTACTCAGGCGATACTTCTCGTCAATCACTTTGGACGGTTGGACGATTGATTCCAGGAGCGCGTGTTCGTCAAAGCGGCGTCCGACGTGCGTCAGATCCGGTCCCGTGGGACTGCCCTGCTCGCTCACACGATGACACTTCATGCACTGCGCTTTAGCCAATGCGGCGCGGCCCTGTTCCCATGACCGACCGTGACGCGTTCGTGGCAGTTCGGTTTCCAGCTCTTCCCACGTCCACTGTTTGACAAATGAGGCAGAAAGCGATTCGTCTCCGCCAGATTCCTCGGTGGCAAGTGCCAGCATGTCCAATCGAGGTTTCAGATGTTTCTGTTCCGCATCGGTCAAGGTGGCAATCGCATCTTCATGAATATGTTGCAGTGAAACGCTCAATAACTTCCCGCCCTGATAACGGCGAGCGGCCAACAGTGAATCAAAAAATGACTCACGCGTTCCTGCCGTCCAGCCTTCGGCAACACGAGCCAGCCGCTGCGAATAAAAGACGACGTCTTCCTGGCTGATCGCCGTGCGGATCAATTCGACCGTGCGCGGTACCACGTTGGGTGCCTGTAGGTAGATCAGCAAACCGCATAATTCACGATTCACGTAGCTGCTGGTCTGCGGATACAGCGGACTGAGTCGCGCCAGCACTTGGGCGCGGTCCGATTCAGAAGGATGGCCTTGGCGGATGAAGCTCAATTGCCACACCCGTAGCGCGTCCAGCAATTGTTCTCGGCCGAGCGTCCGCAGCGGCAGTCGATCCAGCGCCGCCAATAACTCGGGCTGGTCCTCAGCACGCCCCAGTCGAGCCAGCGCCAGCAGCGCGGCAATCGACGCGGTCGGCCGCGATTCGCTCAACGCACGTTCACGCCACAGTGCCGGATCCTGGCGTTCAATGGCCAGCCGGGCGGCAAATCGCAGCCAGCGATCTTCACTGTCTAGATGAGGCCATGCGACGTCAATCGCGTTGGCGTCGCGTTTGCTGTGCCATTGTTCTAACTGGTGCCGTAGTTGACGCGCCGAGGTTGCTTGCTGTGCCTGATCGGCTTGCTGTGGGGTGAGCGAGATTGCCGCAGCATCAGGACCATCGTAGGTAACTCGGTACAGTCCCGATTGCGAACCGCGACCGCCGGTGATGAAGTACATCGCTCCATCGGGGCCAAACGTCAGGTCGCAGACGTTCAACGCTCCGCCTTCCAGGAACACTTTGTACTCTGCGTCATAGCTGGCACCACGCGGCGTCAATTGGACCTGAAAGATGCGGCCGTGCTGCCAGTCACCCATAAACAAAGACTCGCGGTAGCCGGGCGGAAAGTGAGACCGCGTGCCGAACTCCAGTCCCGTGGGTGACCCCAATCCGGTATCGAGTGTGGTCGGCAGAGAGTCGGCGAAGTATTCCGGCCACTTACCCGTGCCCCAGCGCCAACCGTATTCGCCGCCGGAGACGACGTGATTCAACCGAGTCGGGCGGTACCATGGCAGCCCGACATCCCATTCCATGTCCGCGTCGTAGGTAAACATTTCGCCGTCATCGTTGAAGGCCACGTCGAACTGATTACGGAAACCACCGGCGATGATCTCCCAGTTCTTACCCTTGGGATCCGTCTTGGCAACATACCCCACGCGAATATCCGGCACGGCGTCCCGCGACTCGGGCAGCAGGTGGTCGTCCTGGGGATCTCGATAGGGTGAATCGACCGCGAAACCCTCCGGAAACGCCACGTCATTACCGTTGACGATGTACAGCATGTTGTCGGGGCCCAACACAACTTGATTGGGACCATGTCCATAGCGACTCTGGTAATCGAACGCCTTGAGTTCCTCAACGGAATCAAACTGGTCATCCCCGTTGGTGTCGCGTAACCGGTAGAAGCCGCTGGCGTTCGTTGCACAAACATACAAACTGTCGTGCGCCCAGAGGATGCCGCGACAATGTTTCAACGTGTCTTCGATCACTTCGAAGCGATCCACACGCTCACGATCGTCGCTCAAAGACAACCTGACCACACCTCGCTTGTCGCGTCCCAGAACGACTCGGCCTCGATTGTCGAACGTCATGCTGATCCATGACCCTTCGCCTTTTTTCGCTGATCGCAGCAATTGCGCGCGAAACCCGGGGGGCAAAGCAATCGAATCCACCGTGGTCGCCTGGCCACCGCCTGGAAGATCATCATTGCTATAAACGGGCGAGACGACGCAGCACATCATCAACAGCAGAGCCCCTCGCGCAGCGTCATGGAGTCGGGGGGCGTGTCCAAAAGCCAGACTTCGCGTTTTCAAAATAGGGTTCCCTGTTGAAACGTGGTTCGCTGTTAGATTCAAAACGTAAACACAGAGGCCGAATGAGCAGACTCGGTCGCGGCCGCCATCCAAGCTGGGGAGAAATCAAATGAGTCAGAGAAACCAAGTGCTCAAATTTGTTTATCTCGGATCCACTTCTCTGTGCATCGATTTCTTCCGTTAAATCAGATTTCTGGCGGTTACGGACCATTGTAAACGCAGCGCTGCATCGGTGTTCTCTCTCGATGTGATTTTCCCGTGGCCGAGTTATCTCACAGCAGGCGGCGGCGTTGTCGAACTCGGGGACAATCGTCTGCGATTAGTCTGTGCCAGACAACGGTTCCAGGAGCCGTTAACGTGATCTCGGTTGTTAATCGCGGTTGTTGATTCGCTTCGTTTGCTGTCTCGTGGTTGCGTTCGTTTCCAAACTTCTCATGGTGCGTTTGATCTTTTCGAACGAACTATCAAAATGCCTCGGACCTCAACGCTCGGATCACTCCGCAAGCGTTAACGTGGCATAACGCCGACAAAGGTAGGGCGTGGTATCACGGTCGCCCACGCCACTGCGCACGCCATCGTACTCATCCGCCAACACACCGTATTGAATGGCCGTTGCCTTGGAGCAGGCCGTCGATCGTGAGCAGGCCGTCGATCGTGAGCACGGCGGAGCGACGCGGCTTAACCGTAGACGCAGGCATCATCCACGCCCAGCATGCGCAGATAGACCGACAAAATGCCTCGATGATGCACGGTGTGATTCAACACCCACGTCCGCAAGCATTCTCCTTTGCTGAGCGTCATCAGGGTCTGCTCGCCCGCTTTCATCGTCCACAGCTTGGCCATCGTTTCGTCGGAAGTACCCGCAAGTGCCGCTCGCGCGGATAGGAGGTTTTCGTCAAAGGCTGCGAGGATTTTGGCTGGATCGTCCAATGAAGGTGTTTGGTAAGCGGGACCGTCCGTCGGAGCCAAATTGAAAACGTCTTCATCAATAATGAACTTCGTCCAGCCGACAATTTCTGCGAGGTGGTTGGCGTTCCAGCCGAGTGTGTGAAGAGTCTCGTTGGCCTTCCATTCCAATTGGTCCGCTGGAACTTTTTCGAGGACTTTGCGGGTTTGAGCCATTTCTCGCTCGAGTTCGGGCAGCATTAATTCTGCGATCGTCATCGGGGACGTTCCTGTGTCGTAGTGTTTAGGGTTAGGCGTATGAGGTTTAACGATCTTAATCGATTCGTTTGTTGGTCGACTCGGGGTGTCAGGTTTTCACTGCTTGGTGCGGATCGGGTGGCGGATAGGATACATCGATAACCATCTAAAAGTCTTGTTCTTCCCATTCGTTTTTTGAAGGCCCCCCCATGTTTTTTGGACAGATCGATCGGTTCCGGATTTTCGCGATGGTCGCCGCGACCTGTTGCGCAGGGATCGCGACGACCGATTTGATGGCGGACGATTGGCCAGGATGGATGGGGCCGTCGCGGGACGGAGTGTACCGCGAAACGGGAATCATCGATGCGGTGCCTGAGGAGGGGTTGAAGGTCAAATGGCGGACCCCAATCGCCGGCGGCTATGCCGGCCCTGCGGTCGCCGACGGACGGGTCTTCGTGTTCGATTACCTGAAGACCGAAGGCGAAGCGTTCAACGATGCTGGCCAACGAGCCAACTTGAAGGGCCAAGAGCGGTTGACGGCGCTGGATGCCGAAACCGGCAAAACTCTGTGGCAATACGCCTACGATCGTCCTTATAGCATCTCGTACCCCGCTGGCCCGCGATGCACGCCGACCGTGGACGGCGATCTCGTCTACATTCTGGGCAGCGAAGGTGACTTGCAAGCCTTGCGAGTCTCAGACGGTGAAGTCGTTTGGAAACGCAATCTGCCACAAGACCTTGGCGCCGAGGTTCCGATTTGGGGATTCGCGTCTCATCCGTTGATCGATGGCGATACGCTGTACACGATGGTTGGTGGCGAAGGACAAAGTATCGTGGCATTTGACAAGTGGACCGGCGAAGTGAAGTGGAAGGCGATTGACGGTAACGCCGGTTACTGCACCCCATCGATCATCGATCACGGCGGTGCACGCCAATTGATCGTCTATCACCCCACGGCGGTGACCAGCTTGAATCCGACCACGGGCAGCGAGTACTGGAGTATCCCGATCGCTCCGTCATTTGACATGTCGATCGCTCGTCCGATGGTGGACGGTGATTTGATGTACGCCAGCGGAATTCGCAGCGAGTCGTTGATGATCCAATTGGATCGTGACAGCCCGAAAGCCAAAGAAGTGTGGCGAGGCGAACCCAAAGAGGCGGTTCACAGTGCCAATGCGACACCGATCTTCACAGGCGGCGTTGTCTATGGAACCGATTGCGTCCAAGGCAACTTGATTGCTGTGGATGCGAAAGACGGATCGCGGTTGTGGTCGACTTTCGAAGCAACAAAGCCCGATGAGAAACGATTCATCAAACACGGCACTGCGTTCTTGACTCGCTTGGCCGACACCGACCGCTATCTCATCTTCAGCGAAACGGGCGACTTGCAAATGGCCAAGTTGACCGCCGCCGGATTCGAAGATTTGGGGCGTTTTCATGTTTTGGAACCGACCGCCGAAGCGTTCGGTCGTTCGGTGGTGTGGAGCCATCCGGCGTATGCAGGTCAAACGGCGTTCGCTCGCAACGATCATGAAATCGTCGCCGTCGACTTGGCCAAATAAGTGGCCGCGTGAAAAAGATGCTGCGAGATGGACGTGGCGAGAGCGGGGCGTTGTCGGAGATATGCAGCGTTGAACCGCGTTTAACTTGTCCGGCTCTGTTGTCGCGACGTCGCTCTCGCGCCGGGGACTGCCCTACGTCGCTGTGCAGGTTCCTTTACGGCTCGCTCGGTTGCCGAGTTGCGGAACGCCAAGCGGTGGGAGGATGCGATGCGTGGTTAGGAATTAACGCGATCATCAGCAAAAACAAGCCAACCACAATGTGATTTTGATGGACCGCGGGTGGGGGTGTGTCGAAAAAACGGCCCCACAGAATCAAGCCCACCGCAACCACCAAAATCAGCAAATGGGCATAACGCGTCGGTCGCCAATACGAGAGGCCCGCCAGAGTGCAGATCAGCAGCGCGATGCTAAGATCCCCCCATAAAATCATCGCATCGGCCTGGGATCGAAAAATAAACGGACTGGCCGCTAACCACACCGCTGTCATAATTTCGATCATTCGTCCCCACATCACGCCACCTCTCGGGAGAGTAGTTTTTCGCCAGCTTGGTCTAGTTCATCGCTGCGGTATCCCCATACCGCATTCCAGAGCAAACGTTTGTCGTGATGGTCCTTCCATACGATGTACAGGTAGGTCAGCGAGACGCGGACTTCATCCCACGCCCAATACACGAGAGTCAGCGAAATGGCCGCTGTCACCAAGCATAGGAAACACCACTCTCCGATGACAAAGGCTTGGAACAGGACCAACACCGCGCTGACGACCCCTAATGGAATGACATCGATGCCAAATAAAATCACCAACCACGGGCGGTATTGCCAGCGCCGCGTCGATCCGGCAAAACCAAAAATGGCGTCGCCCAGGTAAGCCAACACTCCGAGCGCCGCATCGTGAATCCCCAAGATGCCGTACATCGTCTTGGCGGTGTCCGACTTGAGCACGCGGTTGCTGCTGTCACCGAAAACAGGATCCCAGCTATTTTCAATCAGCCCCCATTGGTACAGCGATAAATGAGCGGACAGAATTGCCGCAACAAAGGCGAGTAAGCAAATCGGGATTCGCTGACTCCACGCCGACGGATTGTGTTTGTAGGGAGGAACCGGACGGTCAAGCGGTCCGATGGGTTGGCGGTGCGTGGAGGGCGACGATTGACGCATCTTCGTTCCTGATGTCTAGCGGCGCTGGGGTATCGCGGCGGTCGCAAATGGGCTTGGCGAGAGGCGGGACGGCACGCCCCGATTCATCGCTGTAGTCCGTTCTTGCGATACCATCGATCGGGATCCGATTTCAATTCATCGAGAATCTTGGGTAACGTGCTCGATAGCGTGTGTTGTGGTAGCCAACCGAGCAGCTCCTTTGCACGGGAAATGTTCACGGCATAGTGATCGTCTGCCATCGCCACCATGAACGGTTTGATAAAGGCATCACCACCTTGCAACGTGTCGCTCACTGCCGCCCCCACTTTCGCGACCGGCTTGGGAATTCGCATCGTCATCCACTCTTTGCCGTGGAGTTCTTGGCCAATTAGGTTTTGGAGCGTTTGATAGGAAAGGGTTTCCTCTTCCGCGATCAAAATCGCGGTTTTTGGCGGAATCGCTTCACGCCGCTCGACCGTGCGAACGATCGCATCGACGGTATCCTCCAAGTGCACCGCTGCTTGGCCAGCATCGCTATCGCCAGGAAAGAAGTGCCCCTGGAAATCTTGTTCGTAAATGCGTTTGATTTGTTGCACGAGTGTCGGTTGCCGTCCGTAGTCGGTGTAGATGCCTGCGACACGCAAAAAGACCGATGGCACATCGGGATGCCCTTCTCGAATCAATCGCTCCGTCTCAATCTTACTCGCCGGGTAAGGCCACTTCGCTTGGAGTGGATCGTCCTCGCGGATCGTCTCGCCTACCACGCAAGGAGCATGCACTAGCATGGTGCTGGTAAAGATAAACTGCTCATACTCGAAATCATCTAGCGCGTTCAGTAAGCGGTCGGTTCCTTTGACCGTGACAGTGTCGTAGAGGTCGCTGTCTTCGCCGGAGAAATCGTAATAGGCCGCCATGTGAACCACGCTGGCAAGTTTCCCCGATGACAAACGGCGGACTTTCTCAACCGCACCCTGGACCGTCGAATAATCGGTTACATCACATTCAACGTCGTGCACGTGCGGATGGGCTTTGGGTGGTTCGGGTAACCCGACGCGATCGAATCCAAACACTTCATAACCCGCTTCGGCCAAACGATGGCAAACGGGTTGTCCGAGCAAGCCGGAACTGCCGGTGACGATCACACCAGGACGTTCGATGGACATCGTTGTGATGGGGTTGAGAGTCTCGAGATGAATTAGGACGTTGGTGTCCGCAACGACATCCACAGCGACGCAACTGGCATGCCAAGCCCCTTCACGCCAAGTGAATAACGCGGCGTTACACGGTTTAAAACACGGCCAAACCCGCCAGACACACCCGGCGGTGGGCTCCTAGGACATTGGACGCCGCCATGCGGCAGGCCCCCAACCGCACTGCCGAATAAGTGGTGCTCAGGCCTGGTAAACGGGTCGCTAACGCAACCAAGCTCGCCCCCAAAATACTCTGGCCCATATCGGATTGATCCGCGATCACTTCGCCAGAGACGGCGACGAGGTAACCGCCGACAAGCACGGTCTCAGTAGGCCTGCTGATGGGAGAGCAACCAAGGCGATCAATGTCACACCAGCCATCTTGAGAGAGGAAGGAAGTAAAAATAAGGTCAACGGTCAACGACGGAGCACAACCGCATCGGTCGTGTTTCGATCGCGTTCCTCCAGGCGGCACTGCATGCAAAATGCTGCCCTGCCCTGCCCTACCCTGCCCTATCTCAATTTAACTCCACTCAACTGTTAGCTCGGTTGACGGTTTGTTTGACGACTCGCCAAATCCAGCCGACAAACAAGCCCAACACAATCGCTGTGCTGACCCAGCTCAACGGACCGACCAGATCCTGGTATTGGTCGCCAAACCACCAGCCAATTCCCGCCAATAATGCAGTCCAAATCACCGTGCCAATCGCAGTCAACAGCGAAAAACGACCGAGCGGCATCTCGGTGAATCCAGCGGGCACGCTAATCAAAGTGCGCAGTCCTGGAATCATTCGGCACAACAACACTGCGGCACTGCCCCAATCATCAAACCACGCTTCAACGCGGTCCAAGTCTTGACGCCCGAGTGTCAGCCAAACGCCGTGACGGTCAATCCAGTGGGCGAGTCGTTCTTTACCTATCCAACGGGCAAGCAGGTACCACGCCATGGCACCGGCAAACGACCCCGCACTACCAGCGACGACGACAGCGATGAAGGAAGCATCGCCTTGGCTGACCGAATAGCCTGCCCAGGGCATGACGACTTCCGAGGGGAGCGGTGGAAAAAGGTTTTCCGCCAGCATCAAAAAGCCGACACCCACGGCGCCGAACTGTTCTAGAAATTGAGTGATCCATTGATTCATGCCCCCTAACCGTGGCAATTTGCGTGCCGAAGGCAAATCGCTTGCGGGTGTCAACGCATTGCGTTGGCCTAGCAGAACCGTGTTGCTGACAGCGACCCTAATCCCAGCCGACCTCGACGAAGACTCATGCTCGCTTTCTTCTTTGCTTGGCTTCCTCGGTGGGATCATAGGAGATTACATTGCCGGTTCCCCTCGTTGATAATCGAGAGTGTCTCTTTCGGTCGACAAGCGTTGCTTGGTGGTCGTTGCGATTGAGATGTATGATTGACCGCGGCAGGATTCGTTTGCAAGCTGAAGTACAGCTTGGACCTTGGATCGATACCCAACCGAGAACGCAAAGTCACAGGATGAAAACAAAACCGCATGTCGTTATTGTGGGGGGCGGCTTCGGCGGGCTCGAAACCGCGAAGCGACTCCGCAAAGCGGATGTTCGTGTGACGTTAATCGATCGTCGCAATTATCATCTCTTTCAACCGCTGCTTTACCAAGTCGCCACGGGAGGGTTGTCACCGGCAAACATTGCCACCCCGCTGCGCGCGATCCTTGGCAAGCAAGCGAATTGTGAAGTGGTGTTGGCCGAAGTGACAGGTTTCGACGTCGCCAATCAGACTCTCTTGTTGGCCGATGGCGAGCTTGAATATGACATTTTGGTGGTCGCCGCAGGAGCAACCCATAGTTATTTTGGCCGTGATGATTGGGAGCCACTCGCTCCGGGGTTGAAAACGATCGGCGATGCCACTCAGATCCGCCGACGCATCTATTTGGCGTTCGAAGCGGCCGAACGGGAGACCGATCCGGAACTACGCACCGCGCTGATGACCTTTGTCATTGTCGGCGGTGGGCCAACCGGCGTGGAATTGGCCGGGGCATTATCCGAAATCGCCGAACATACGTTGAAGCATGACTTTCGGCACATCAATCCCGAAGACGCACGAATCATGATCGTCGAAGCCGGCCCGCATCTTTTGGGGTTTTATCCCGAGGAACTGTGCAAACGAGCCGAAGAAAAAGTGCGTTGCTTTAACATCGAAGTTCACACGCATACCAAGTTGGTCGAAATCACCGGCGAGCACGTCCGCTTGCAGACCGGCGAAGGAGACGTCGTGGTGCCGACTCGGACGGTGTTGTGGGGCGCCGGGGTGAAGGCCAATCCGTTAGGGAAAAAACTCGCCGCCGCTTGTGCGATGGAAACCGATCGAGCGGGACATGTGGCCGTCAATGAACACCTCAACCTTGCCGGACACGAGAATGTCTATGTGATCGGTGACATCGCCACCTGCCTTGGCGAGCAAGGTAAACCGCTACCGGGACTCGCGGCGGTGGCGATCCAACAAGGGGCGTATGTCGCCAAGACGATCGCCGCCCGAGCGAACCAAACTTGGAAGCCCACGCCCTTTCGCTACCACGATCGAGGGACGATGGCGACAATCGGACGCGCCGCCGGGGTGGCTCAGATCGGAAAACGACAATTCTGTGGCTTCTTTGCTTGGTTATTGTGGTTGTTCGTCCACCTGATGTTGATCGTGCAATTCCAAAATCGCGTGCTGATTCTGTGGCAATGGGCGTGGAATTATGTCACGTTCAATCGCAGTGCTAGACTGATCACAGGCGATGAAGAGGAAGTGATTGTCCGTCCGCATCACAAGAGAGAACCAGAGCACCGAGATGCCGACGAGAGAGAATCGCTCGTGTGACATCGCAAACTTGTTTCCGTTCATTGCATCCACGGCAAACGAACAAGGTTTCATCGGTCAATCACCACGGAAGACGCTTCATGAGTAACCGTCATCAAGTCACGTGTTCAATTTGTAAGAAAAAATTCCCACTCGCCGAAGTCACGCCTAGCCGGTTGGTTCGTCCAGCGATGGCAGCATTGATTGTCGCCGATCATCCCGATTGGGACCGCGATAGCTATGGGTGTCACAATGACTTGAATCATTATCGCAGCCTGTATATGCAGGACATCCTGACCGCCGAAAAAGGTGAGTTGAGTTCGCTTGAGAAGGAGGTGCTCGATAGCCTCCGCGAACACGATATTTTGACTCAGAATCTCA
This window encodes:
- a CDS encoding DedA family protein, translated to MNQWITQFLEQFGAVGVGFLMLAENLFPPLPSEVVMPWAGYSVSQGDASFIAVVVAGSAGSFAGAMAWYLLARWIGKERLAHWIDRHGVWLTLGRQDLDRVEAWFDDWGSAAVLLCRMIPGLRTLISVPAGFTEMPLGRFSLLTAIGTVIWTALLAGIGWWFGDQYQDLVGPLSWVSTAIVLGLFVGWIWRVVKQTVNRANS
- a CDS encoding NAD-dependent epimerase/dehydratase family protein, producing MSIERPGVIVTGSSGLLGQPVCHRLAEAGYEVFGFDRVGLPEPPKAHPHVHDVECDVTDYSTVQGAVEKVRRLSSGKLASVVHMAAYYDFSGEDSDLYDTVTVKGTDRLLNALDDFEYEQFIFTSTMLVHAPCVVGETIREDDPLQAKWPYPASKIETERLIREGHPDVPSVFLRVAGIYTDYGRQPTLVQQIKRIYEQDFQGHFFPGDSDAGQAAVHLEDTVDAIVRTVERREAIPPKTAILIAEEETLSYQTLQNLIGQELHGKEWMTMRIPKPVAKVGAAVSDTLQGGDAFIKPFMVAMADDHYAVNISRAKELLGWLPQHTLSSTLPKILDELKSDPDRWYRKNGLQR
- a CDS encoding NAD(P)/FAD-dependent oxidoreductase; its protein translation is MKTKPHVVIVGGGFGGLETAKRLRKADVRVTLIDRRNYHLFQPLLYQVATGGLSPANIATPLRAILGKQANCEVVLAEVTGFDVANQTLLLADGELEYDILVVAAGATHSYFGRDDWEPLAPGLKTIGDATQIRRRIYLAFEAAERETDPELRTALMTFVIVGGGPTGVELAGALSEIAEHTLKHDFRHINPEDARIMIVEAGPHLLGFYPEELCKRAEEKVRCFNIEVHTHTKLVEITGEHVRLQTGEGDVVVPTRTVLWGAGVKANPLGKKLAAACAMETDRAGHVAVNEHLNLAGHENVYVIGDIATCLGEQGKPLPGLAAVAIQQGAYVAKTIAARANQTWKPTPFRYHDRGTMATIGRAAGVAQIGKRQFCGFFAWLLWLFVHLMLIVQFQNRVLILWQWAWNYVTFNRSARLITGDEEEVIVRPHHKREPEHRDADERESLV